A window of the Roseburia sp. 831b genome harbors these coding sequences:
- a CDS encoding NEAT domain-containing protein, with product MMKRGSLKRFWKKTAVLSLTAMCVLNFGSTQIAWAEGTESATEAETASEQYKLEAGTYQVPIKSLVSAAPLPAVQEAFATAFGTQAVLNVAEDGSMEAVVNCHNMQINLMGTIYYANVMTVQDATNHTYQTVTSSKAFGSSETEQIQAPDEVSFPLPIKEDGTSVLEITVDFMDKFLGGGDPYPTNVTLTLDFDNAKKKTDFTDLKDFVAECEKLSADSYTKESYDAFAAVLAEAKEMVAADDGFTVSETEKNEMMKRLTDAKNDLVEVTKDDDSKKDDDGKKDDDTKKDDDSKKDDDTKKDDDTKKDDDTKKDDDSKKDESEKLEDGTYSVSVALYHATKDTLSMASSAILPNAEIVVKDGVSTMYIHTQPMTFGSITASLQELKVADINNQFKDAAVTTKSKDGNPTGFSFVLPHQGSYLTLKVNPHVAMMGNMDLDARLFVDYTTLKKVSDDTTDDTNKNGSTTDGTDNNGSTTGSNATTGNNGTAADNNTTTGSTVNTTNNTVTATTDHTASSTTIVNAASDWDIVAAQLAALQEKGTVTAAVSDVTVVSKTVLEQLKGQDKNLVIQLGNGARWTINGKNITADSFQDLDLGVILNANVIPQNLVNQVAGNGNGSMQIHLNHNGAFGFTGTLTVNVGTQYAGQYANLYYYNASTGKMELVGSYAVNANGETDLTFTHASDYVLVMDNEAYTVKTPTTGDESNMVFAFFVLLAGAGVCVASARKKYEK from the coding sequence ATGATGAAGAGAGGAAGTTTGAAAAGATTTTGGAAAAAGACAGCAGTGCTTTCCCTTACCGCAATGTGTGTCTTAAATTTTGGAAGTACTCAGATTGCATGGGCAGAAGGAACGGAAAGTGCGACAGAAGCAGAGACAGCGAGTGAGCAATATAAATTAGAGGCAGGAACTTATCAGGTGCCAATCAAATCTTTGGTAAGCGCTGCACCACTTCCGGCGGTTCAGGAAGCATTTGCAACCGCATTTGGAACACAGGCTGTATTAAACGTAGCGGAAGATGGAAGCATGGAGGCAGTTGTCAATTGCCACAATATGCAGATTAATTTGATGGGAACCATCTATTATGCGAATGTCATGACGGTTCAGGATGCAACGAATCATACCTATCAGACCGTTACTTCTTCAAAAGCGTTTGGTTCAAGTGAGACAGAGCAGATTCAGGCACCGGATGAAGTGTCTTTCCCATTGCCTATAAAGGAGGATGGAACAAGCGTTTTAGAGATTACAGTTGATTTCATGGATAAATTTTTAGGAGGCGGTGATCCATATCCAACCAATGTAACCCTGACACTTGATTTTGACAATGCGAAGAAGAAAACAGATTTTACAGATCTTAAGGATTTTGTAGCGGAGTGCGAAAAGCTTTCAGCAGATTCATATACCAAGGAATCTTACGATGCATTTGCAGCAGTACTGGCAGAGGCAAAAGAAATGGTTGCAGCAGACGATGGCTTTACCGTATCTGAGACAGAGAAAAATGAAATGATGAAGCGTCTTACCGATGCGAAGAACGACTTGGTAGAAGTGACAAAAGATGATGACAGCAAAAAAGACGATGATGGCAAAAAGGATGACGATACCAAGAAGGACGACGACAGCAAGAAAGACGACGATACCAAGAAGGACGACGATACGAAGAAGGACGATGACACGAAGAAAGACGACGACAGCAAGAAGGATGAGTCAGAGAAATTAGAAGATGGAACATATTCCGTATCTGTTGCGTTATATCATGCCACAAAAGATACGTTATCGATGGCTTCTAGTGCGATTTTACCGAATGCCGAAATCGTGGTAAAAGATGGCGTGTCTACCATGTACATTCATACACAGCCGATGACATTTGGCTCGATTACAGCAAGCCTTCAGGAGTTAAAGGTTGCGGATATCAACAATCAGTTCAAGGATGCAGCGGTTACGACAAAATCAAAAGATGGAAACCCAACCGGATTTTCCTTTGTGCTCCCACATCAGGGAAGTTATCTGACTTTAAAAGTAAATCCACATGTTGCCATGATGGGAAATATGGATTTGGATGCCCGCTTGTTTGTTGATTATACAACACTGAAAAAAGTATCGGATGACACCACAGATGATACAAATAAGAATGGTTCTACCACAGATGGTACAGACAACAACGGCTCCACAACCGGCAGCAATGCCACAACAGGCAACAATGGAACTGCAGCCGACAACAACACTACAACAGGCAGCACAGTAAATACAACAAACAACACAGTAACAGCCACGACAGACCATACAGCATCTTCAACTACAATTGTAAATGCAGCATCCGACTGGGATATCGTCGCAGCGCAGCTTGCAGCACTCCAGGAAAAAGGAACGGTTACAGCAGCCGTATCCGATGTCACAGTCGTTTCCAAGACCGTATTGGAGCAGTTAAAAGGACAGGATAAGAACCTTGTAATCCAGCTTGGAAATGGAGCAAGATGGACTATCAATGGAAAAAATATTACAGCGGACAGCTTCCAGGATTTAGACCTTGGTGTTATTTTAAATGCGAATGTGATTCCACAGAATCTGGTAAATCAGGTTGCAGGAAATGGAAACGGCTCCATGCAGATCCACCTAAATCACAACGGAGCATTTGGATTTACTGGAACCTTGACTGTAAATGTCGGAACACAGTATGCAGGACAGTATGCGAACCTTTACTATTACAATGCGTCTACCGGAAAAATGGAACTTGTAGGAAGTTACGCAGTAAATGCAAATGGTGAGACAGATTTGACGTTTACACATGCATCGGACTACGTTCTTGTGATGGACAACGAAGCTTACACCGTGAAAACTCCAACAACAGGAGATGAAAGCAATATGGTATTCGCATTCTTCGTTCTGCTTGCAGGCGCAGGCGTATGCGTTGCATCAGCCAGAAAAAAGTACGAAAAATAA
- a CDS encoding heme-binding Shp domain-containing protein has protein sequence MKRSLSKKIVQFFGGVVMAAFVAAISMPVYAMEDGAYTVGRSTSYANPQTGETVDGGTNIALGDSMCASIVEGSALVEQYQGSTYVTLGIGLMSNITSVRFQIQGADGSYREVAATQTGSCQRDGDTCNHYRIQVDSADLYISPILYVVPMGRDVQFFVKLDTGSATPGSGNFVSEMIPAAPASTTAEPSAETSAAASSKASAGSTAAPNDSSTSVVTSETKDAASQKTDEDTEEAAEIEEPETESLVEETERLMEDTQALEADTENRVMEDTEDAKKTKDKEQKKKSHAPVVAGVVVLLAAGGGAGYWFYRKKRM, from the coding sequence ATGAAAAGAAGTTTGTCAAAAAAGATAGTTCAGTTTTTTGGCGGCGTGGTGATGGCAGCTTTTGTAGCTGCTATTTCCATGCCCGTTTATGCTATGGAGGACGGAGCATATACCGTTGGAAGAAGTACTTCATATGCGAATCCCCAGACGGGAGAGACCGTGGATGGGGGAACCAATATAGCACTCGGTGACAGTATGTGTGCAAGTATTGTGGAAGGAAGCGCATTGGTCGAGCAGTACCAGGGAAGTACTTACGTGACACTTGGAATCGGCTTAATGTCCAATATTACCAGCGTTCGTTTTCAGATTCAGGGGGCAGACGGAAGTTACCGCGAGGTCGCGGCAACACAGACCGGAAGCTGCCAAAGGGATGGGGATACCTGTAATCATTACCGTATTCAGGTAGATTCCGCAGATTTATATATCAGCCCGATTCTATACGTGGTACCGATGGGGCGTGATGTACAGTTTTTTGTAAAATTAGATACAGGTTCTGCAACACCGGGAAGTGGAAATTTTGTCAGTGAAATGATTCCGGCAGCACCGGCAAGCACAACAGCAGAGCCGTCAGCGGAAACAAGTGCGGCTGCTTCCTCCAAGGCATCCGCGGGCAGCACTGCGGCACCAAATGATTCAAGCACATCCGTAGTTACATCAGAGACAAAAGATGCAGCATCCCAAAAGACGGATGAGGATACCGAGGAAGCAGCAGAAATAGAAGAACCGGAGACAGAAAGTCTTGTGGAGGAAACGGAAAGGCTGATGGAGGACACGCAGGCTTTAGAAGCCGACACGGAAAATCGCGTGATGGAGGATACCGAGGACGCCAAAAAGACAAAGGATAAGGAACAAAAAAAGAAAAGTCATGCACCGGTTGTCGCAGGAGTTGTGGTACTTCTTGCAGCAGGTGGAGGGGCAGGTTATTGGTTTTATAGAAAGAAAAGGATGTAG
- the isdE gene encoding heme ABC transporter substrate-binding protein IsdE: MKKIRIVAVCLSLLLLTGCVDQSAPKESGQASERATEQNKTENQQENETGEKEVENQQENGERVVATSVATCEILDKLGIDSVVGVPQTDSYTIPKRYEDAVSIGSPMAPDMEVVASLKPTLILSPNSLQGELEPQYDNIGVESYFLDLKSTEGMYRSIEELGEKLNAAENAKALVDEYETFLQSYQEKHEEKEAPTVLILMGLPGSYVVATESSYVGSLVKLAGGVNVYGDGDGSDFLNINPEDMVEKNPDLILRTSHAMPEQVKQMFATEFSTNEIWQHFTAVSEGRVYDLDNEKFGMSANFRYQEALEDLEPILYGKE; this comes from the coding sequence ATGAAAAAGATTCGAATTGTGGCAGTATGTCTGTCACTGTTATTGCTCACAGGCTGCGTGGACCAGTCTGCACCCAAGGAGTCTGGGCAGGCATCGGAACGTGCAACAGAGCAAAATAAGACAGAAAACCAGCAGGAGAACGAGACAGGGGAAAAAGAGGTAGAAAATCAGCAGGAGAATGGCGAAAGGGTTGTTGCAACTTCTGTGGCGACTTGTGAAATTTTAGACAAACTTGGGATTGATTCTGTGGTAGGCGTTCCACAAACGGATAGCTATACCATCCCCAAGCGTTATGAAGATGCAGTCAGTATCGGTTCCCCGATGGCACCGGATATGGAGGTTGTCGCATCACTTAAGCCGACGCTGATTCTATCCCCCAATTCCCTGCAAGGAGAGTTAGAACCTCAATACGATAACATCGGTGTGGAAAGCTATTTCCTGGATTTAAAGAGTACAGAAGGCATGTATCGCTCCATCGAGGAATTAGGAGAGAAACTGAATGCCGCCGAGAATGCAAAAGCTTTGGTCGATGAGTATGAGACATTTTTGCAGTCATATCAGGAAAAGCATGAGGAAAAAGAGGCTCCGACGGTTTTGATTCTGATGGGACTTCCGGGTTCTTATGTTGTGGCAACCGAGAGCAGTTATGTCGGAAGTTTGGTAAAGCTTGCCGGAGGCGTCAATGTATATGGGGATGGAGACGGTTCTGATTTTTTAAATATCAATCCAGAAGACATGGTGGAAAAGAACCCGGATCTTATTTTGCGGACTTCCCATGCGATGCCGGAACAGGTGAAGCAGATGTTTGCGACAGAGTTTTCCACAAATGAAATCTGGCAGCATTTTACTGCGGTTTCCGAGGGAAGAGTCTATGACCTCGATAATGAAAAATTTGGGATGAGTGCCAATTTCCGTTATCAGGAAGCACTAGAGGACTTAGAGCCGATTTTGTATGGCAAGGAGTAG
- a CDS encoding FecCD family ABC transporter permease, giving the protein MALKKKIGAKRIVFVYVFTTAALLLLLFASVNIGSIKVTPMQMLKGLFVAYDEQVATIYHLRFPRIFIAMAGGAAVAVSGVLLQAVMKNPLADPGILGISSGASLASVLITMFFPAMFFSIPVFAFLGGIAACALVYVLSWKGGLHPLRVILTGVAVNAFFTGLLSAGNSMLGKDYTGAASIIDGNISMKTWDDFKMLIFYTVIGLVLSLVLAKYCDILGLEDKTILSLGIHVNASRMGISVVAVLLASVSTAVMGSISFLGLLVPHIARLLVGNSHKILLPYTMILGAFTLLAADTLGRTIAYPYEISAAVVMAVIGGPCFILLLRRSAHTYEQG; this is encoded by the coding sequence ATGGCTTTGAAAAAGAAAATAGGGGCAAAAAGAATTGTATTCGTTTATGTATTTACGACGGCTGCATTGCTGTTACTTTTGTTTGCATCGGTAAATATCGGCAGCATCAAAGTGACACCCATGCAGATGTTAAAAGGGCTGTTTGTCGCTTATGATGAACAGGTGGCAACCATCTATCACCTTCGTTTCCCAAGAATTTTTATTGCGATGGCAGGAGGAGCCGCGGTTGCGGTCTCTGGCGTATTGCTTCAGGCAGTCATGAAAAATCCATTGGCAGACCCGGGAATCCTTGGCATCAGTTCGGGTGCAAGCTTAGCGTCGGTTCTTATTACCATGTTTTTTCCGGCGATGTTTTTTTCGATTCCGGTCTTCGCCTTTTTAGGCGGAATCGCTGCATGTGCGCTGGTCTATGTATTATCCTGGAAGGGCGGGTTACATCCGCTGCGTGTGATTTTAACCGGTGTTGCCGTGAATGCATTTTTTACAGGACTGCTTTCGGCAGGAAACAGTATGCTTGGAAAAGATTACACCGGAGCCGCAAGTATCATAGATGGCAATATCAGCATGAAGACCTGGGATGATTTTAAAATGCTGATTTTTTATACGGTCATCGGGCTTGTGCTATCGCTTGTGCTTGCGAAATACTGCGATATTTTAGGACTTGAGGATAAGACGATTCTCTCTCTCGGAATTCACGTGAATGCGTCAAGAATGGGAATCTCAGTTGTTGCGGTTTTACTGGCATCCGTCAGCACAGCGGTCATGGGGAGCATTAGCTTTCTTGGACTTTTAGTGCCGCATATTGCAAGGCTTCTGGTTGGAAACAGCCATAAAATCTTATTGCCATATACGATGATACTGGGAGCTTTTACCCTTTTGGCTGCAGATACGCTTGGAAGAACGATTGCATATCCGTATGAGATTAGTGCAGCCGTTGTGATGGCGGTCATCGGCGGTCCATGTTTTATTTTACTGTTAAGGAGGTCGGCACACACGTATGAACAAGGTTAA
- a CDS encoding ABC transporter ATP-binding protein yields the protein MNKVKTVYEAKNLSFSYGKNKVLDDISFSIKEGKVTTLIGANGCGKSTLFQLLTRNLTPDVGTILLEQEDISKMRLKELAKKVAIVHQYHVTPQDLTVEKLVAYGRLPHQSILGSFHKKESDGVRKRQLDQEKIDWALSVTNTDKIRKKAVLDLSGGQRQRVFIAMALAQDTKLLLLDEPTTYLDIRYQVQILGLVRELNETYGMTIVMVLHDINQAFAYSDEILALKNGKIVAQGEPARLIDEELIQTVYDVKLPVYSIEEKKVVLAV from the coding sequence ATGAACAAGGTTAAGACAGTTTATGAAGCAAAGAATCTGTCCTTTTCCTATGGGAAAAATAAGGTTTTAGATGATATTAGCTTTTCCATCAAGGAAGGAAAGGTCACAACGTTAATCGGCGCAAACGGTTGCGGAAAGTCGACGCTGTTTCAGCTTTTGACCAGAAATTTGACACCGGATGTTGGAACGATTCTTCTAGAGCAGGAAGATATTTCCAAAATGCGTCTGAAAGAACTTGCAAAAAAAGTTGCAATCGTGCATCAGTACCATGTGACACCACAGGATCTGACAGTAGAAAAGCTGGTTGCATACGGCAGGCTTCCACATCAATCCATCCTTGGCAGCTTTCACAAAAAAGAATCGGATGGGGTAAGAAAGAGACAGCTTGACCAGGAAAAAATTGACTGGGCGCTTTCCGTGACCAACACCGATAAAATAAGAAAAAAGGCAGTGCTTGATCTCTCAGGCGGACAAAGGCAGCGTGTTTTCATTGCAATGGCATTAGCGCAGGACACAAAGCTTTTACTTTTGGATGAGCCAACTACCTATCTGGATATCCGTTACCAGGTGCAGATTCTTGGACTCGTGCGGGAATTGAATGAGACATACGGGATGACAATTGTGATGGTGTTACACGACATCAATCAGGCATTTGCTTACAGTGATGAGATTCTTGCACTAAAAAATGGGAAAATAGTGGCGCAGGGGGAACCAGCCAGACTGATTGATGAAGAACTGATTCAAACGGTATATGATGTCAAGCTGCCGGTTTACTCCATTGAGGAAAAAAAGGTTGTCTTAGCGGTGTAA
- the nadA gene encoding quinolinate synthase NadA, which produces MEMVEQIKKLQEEKDVVILAHYYVDGAVQEIADYVGDSYYLSKVATQVKQKNILFCGVSFMGESAKILNPEKTVVMADETADCPMAHMVTVEQIAEVRAQYEDLAVVCYVNSTAEIKAVSDVCVTSSNAVRVVKNLKEKNIFFVPDENLGRYVAEKLPEKHFIFHDGFCHVHKSIKAENLKAAKNVYPDALVLTHPECTADVIALSDFVGSTSEIIDFATKSDAEKFIICTEMGVFFELSQKNPKKKFYSVGHRQFCPNMKKVTLEKVLQALETMEPVMELPEDVRVNAEKPLSRMLELAK; this is translated from the coding sequence ATGGAAATGGTAGAACAGATTAAGAAATTACAGGAAGAAAAGGATGTTGTCATTTTGGCACATTATTATGTAGATGGAGCCGTACAGGAGATTGCGGACTATGTCGGAGACTCTTACTATTTAAGCAAGGTCGCAACACAGGTAAAACAGAAGAATATCCTGTTTTGCGGCGTCAGCTTTATGGGGGAGAGTGCGAAGATTTTGAATCCGGAAAAGACGGTTGTGATGGCGGACGAAACCGCAGACTGTCCGATGGCGCACATGGTTACCGTAGAGCAGATTGCAGAGGTAAGAGCGCAGTATGAGGACCTTGCCGTAGTCTGTTATGTAAACTCAACGGCTGAAATCAAGGCAGTCTCGGATGTCTGTGTAACATCCTCCAATGCGGTTCGCGTTGTGAAGAATCTGAAAGAGAAGAACATCTTTTTCGTGCCGGATGAGAACCTGGGAAGATATGTCGCAGAAAAACTGCCGGAGAAGCATTTTATTTTCCACGATGGATTCTGCCATGTACATAAAAGCATCAAAGCAGAGAATTTAAAGGCAGCAAAAAATGTGTATCCAGATGCACTTGTGCTGACGCATCCAGAGTGTACCGCAGATGTGATTGCATTGTCTGATTTTGTCGGAAGTACCTCTGAAATCATTGATTTTGCAACAAAGAGTGATGCAGAAAAGTTCATCATCTGTACCGAGATGGGCGTTTTTTTTGAACTTTCCCAGAAGAATCCAAAGAAGAAATTCTATTCGGTCGGTCACCGTCAGTTCTGCCCGAATATGAAAAAGGTGACACTTGAGAAGGTGTTACAGGCATTAGAAACGATGGAACCGGTGATGGAGCTTCCAGAGGATGTGAGAGTGAACGCCGAGAAACCGCTTTCCCGTATGCTAGAACTTGCAAAATAA
- a CDS encoding AzlC family ABC transporter permease, protein MSKKEILKLSFVKSIPILCSYLFVSMAYGMMMEEAGFHWYWSLFVSMTVYTGAFQFLLITLLSSGASIFTIALTAFFMNSRQVFYSLTFVNEFKKKKKRLPYLIHTMTDETYAINCSLTLPEEEKQDVMFYVAFFSRCYWMIGAVLGGMIGQILPFDMEGIDFCMTALFVIIFIDQWEHATTHRPALFGIGIGMVCLLLFGKNSFMLPALLFTSGILLAGILYEDEKREKNQRKKEEKA, encoded by the coding sequence ATGTCAAAAAAAGAGATTTTAAAGCTGTCCTTCGTAAAGTCCATACCCATATTATGCAGCTATCTGTTTGTGAGCATGGCATATGGCATGATGATGGAAGAAGCCGGATTTCACTGGTATTGGTCGCTGTTTGTCAGTATGACCGTCTATACCGGTGCGTTCCAGTTCCTTCTTATCACACTTTTAAGCAGTGGTGCATCTATTTTTACAATTGCGCTCACTGCTTTTTTTATGAACAGCAGACAGGTGTTTTACAGCCTTACATTTGTAAATGAATTCAAGAAAAAGAAAAAACGTCTTCCCTATCTGATTCATACGATGACGGACGAGACGTACGCTATCAACTGCAGCCTCACACTCCCGGAGGAGGAAAAACAGGATGTGATGTTTTACGTTGCCTTTTTCAGCCGTTGTTACTGGATGATAGGAGCGGTGCTTGGTGGAATGATTGGACAGATTCTTCCCTTTGATATGGAAGGAATTGATTTTTGCATGACGGCACTTTTTGTGATTATCTTTATCGACCAGTGGGAACATGCCACGACACACCGGCCGGCACTGTTTGGAATTGGAATCGGCATGGTCTGTCTGCTTTTGTTTGGAAAAAATAGTTTTATGCTCCCGGCACTCCTTTTTACTTCCGGGATTTTGCTCGCCGGAATCTTGTATGAGGATGAAAAAAGAGAAAAGAATCAGAGGAAGAAGGAGGAAAAGGCATGA
- a CDS encoding branched-chain amino acid transporter permease → MTIRMIGIVLLCAGITFFLRAVPFLAFSGDRKMPASLEQLGKVLPSTLMAILILYCLRDVPTGGLHNAISKLVAVLVVGVSYKRKHHTFLSIVLGTAVYMILLRIF, encoded by the coding sequence ATGACAATACGAATGATAGGAATTGTATTACTCTGTGCGGGCATTACGTTTTTCCTCCGGGCAGTTCCGTTTCTTGCCTTTTCAGGAGACAGAAAGATGCCAGCCTCGCTTGAGCAGCTTGGAAAAGTGCTGCCTTCTACACTGATGGCAATTTTGATTCTTTACTGTCTGCGGGATGTGCCGACCGGTGGTTTACATAATGCAATTTCCAAGCTTGTGGCGGTTCTTGTCGTAGGCGTCAGTTACAAACGAAAGCATCATACTTTTTTAAGCATTGTATTAGGAACGGCGGTGTATATGATATTGTTGCGGATTTTCTAA
- a CDS encoding HD domain-containing protein: MGYQLPKENEKIFREKLEHICKNSRLLSSHKFMQHGSTSVFRHSVSVAYVSYCLAIKWKVKVDMDALIRGALLHDYFLYDWHEKDASHRWHGYHHADKALKNAAEEFELTAIEKDMIFCHMFPLNLTRIPKYKESWILCYADKLCSSAETAKGFKEAGEQIAMSLLARFRMA, from the coding sequence ATGGGATATCAGTTACCGAAGGAAAATGAAAAGATTTTTCGTGAAAAATTAGAACATATCTGTAAAAATTCAAGGTTGTTGTCGTCACACAAGTTCATGCAGCATGGTTCGACAAGTGTGTTCCGGCATAGTGTGTCGGTTGCATATGTCAGCTATTGTCTTGCAATCAAGTGGAAGGTTAAAGTTGACATGGATGCTCTGATTCGAGGAGCGCTGTTACACGATTACTTTCTGTATGACTGGCATGAGAAAGACGCATCTCACAGATGGCACGGCTATCATCATGCGGATAAGGCATTGAAGAATGCAGCGGAAGAGTTTGAGCTGACTGCGATTGAAAAAGATATGATTTTCTGTCACATGTTTCCACTGAATCTCACCAGAATTCCAAAGTATAAAGAAAGCTGGATTTTATGCTATGCGGATAAGCTTTGTTCCAGTGCCGAGACTGCAAAAGGGTTCAAAGAAGCAGGAGAACAGATTGCGATGAGTCTGCTTGCAAGGTTTCGGATGGCATAA
- a CDS encoding ABC transporter ATP-binding protein, with the protein MPKNPKNPGAPGRKSNVKNPGKLFLRLLRYLMKNYAVHLVLVVILIFVSVLANVQGTAFMRTLVDGYITPLLSSDAPDFSGLLHAIERVAVFYAIGIVAAYAQSKLMIYVSQGTLRNLRNDMFTHMEELPIRYFDTHPHGDIMSTYTNDIDTLRQMISQSMPQLLNSVITIVSVFVCMIAFNVPLTILTLVMVGIMLICTKKIGGQSAKYFIAQQRDIATLNGYIEEMMNGQKVVKVFTHEEESIEDFNVLNDKLFQSADNANAFGNILMPVVAQIGNISYVLCAIVGGALALNQVGGFTLGGLASFLTFNKSFNQPVSQISMQLNNIVMALAGCERIFDLLDEEVETDEGYVTLVNAKKENGQIVETNEHTGLWAWKHTHQADGSVEYKELKGDVVFDDVDFGYNPDKIVLHNVDLYATPGQKIAFVGSTGAGKTTITNLINRFYDIQDGKIRYDGININKIKKDDLRSSLGIVLQDTHLFTATVMDNIRYGKLDATEEEVIAAAKLANADTFIRQLPDGYNTMLTGDGANLSQGQRQLLAIARAAIADPPVLILDEATSSIDTRTEKIVQDGMDKLMHGRTTFVIAHRLSTVKNSDCIIVLEQGRVIERGNHDQLIAEHGKYYQLYTGNLAEA; encoded by the coding sequence ATGCCAAAGAATCCAAAAAATCCAGGCGCTCCTGGACGTAAATCCAATGTAAAAAATCCAGGAAAACTTTTCCTTCGGTTATTACGCTATCTGATGAAAAACTATGCCGTTCATCTCGTGCTGGTTGTCATTTTGATTTTTGTATCTGTATTGGCAAACGTACAGGGAACTGCTTTTATGAGAACGTTGGTTGACGGTTATATCACACCGCTTCTTTCTTCCGATGCTCCGGATTTTAGCGGTCTGTTACATGCCATTGAACGTGTCGCTGTGTTTTATGCCATCGGTATTGTCGCAGCTTATGCGCAGAGTAAACTGATGATTTATGTATCCCAGGGAACACTTCGCAACCTTCGTAACGATATGTTCACGCATATGGAAGAACTTCCAATCCGTTACTTTGACACACATCCGCATGGCGATATTATGTCAACCTACACAAACGATATCGATACGCTGCGTCAGATGATCAGCCAGAGTATGCCACAGCTTTTAAACAGCGTGATTACGATTGTCAGTGTCTTTGTGTGCATGATTGCATTCAATGTTCCACTGACCATCCTTACCCTTGTCATGGTAGGTATTATGTTAATCTGCACGAAAAAAATCGGTGGCCAGAGTGCGAAATACTTCATTGCCCAGCAGCGTGATATTGCAACCTTAAATGGTTACATTGAAGAAATGATGAATGGACAAAAAGTAGTAAAAGTCTTTACGCATGAGGAAGAAAGTATCGAAGATTTCAATGTCTTAAATGACAAGTTATTCCAAAGTGCAGATAACGCAAACGCTTTTGGTAACATCTTAATGCCGGTTGTTGCACAGATTGGAAATATCAGCTATGTACTCTGCGCGATTGTCGGTGGCGCACTTGCCCTAAATCAGGTTGGCGGCTTCACCCTCGGCGGACTTGCAAGCTTTTTGACCTTTAACAAGAGCTTCAACCAGCCGGTCAGCCAGATTAGTATGCAGTTAAACAACATCGTCATGGCACTTGCCGGATGTGAGCGAATCTTTGACCTCTTAGACGAGGAAGTCGAAACCGACGAAGGATATGTTACTTTAGTCAATGCAAAAAAGGAAAATGGACAGATTGTAGAAACCAACGAGCATACCGGTCTTTGGGCATGGAAGCATACACACCAGGCGGACGGCTCTGTTGAGTATAAAGAATTAAAAGGTGATGTTGTCTTTGATGATGTCGACTTTGGTTATAACCCGGACAAAATTGTCTTGCACAACGTTGACCTCTACGCAACACCGGGACAAAAAATTGCCTTTGTTGGAAGTACCGGTGCCGGTAAAACAACCATCACCAACCTGATTAACCGATTCTACGATATTCAGGATGGTAAAATCCGTTACGACGGCATCAACATCAACAAGATTAAAAAGGACGATCTTCGTTCCTCTCTTGGCATTGTATTGCAGGATACACATTTATTTACCGCAACTGTTATGGATAACATCCGTTACGGAAAACTCGATGCAACCGAGGAGGAAGTCATCGCAGCCGCAAAACTTGCAAATGCCGATACCTTTATCCGCCAGCTGCCGGATGGTTACAACACCATGCTGACCGGAGACGGTGCAAACTTAAGCCAGGGACAGCGCCAGCTTCTCGCCATTGCGCGTGCAGCCATCGCCGATCCTCCTGTTTTAATCCTTGATGAAGCAACAAGTTCCATCGATACCAGAACGGAAAAAATCGTGCAGGATGGTATGGATAAGCTGATGCATGGCAGAACTACATTTGTCATTGCACATCGTCTCTCCACCGTCAAGAACTCCGACTGTATCATCGTTTTGGAACAGGGACGCGTCATCGAACGCGGCAACCATGACCAGTTGATTGCCGAACACGGAAAATATTATCAGTTATACACAGGAAATTTGGCAGAAGCATAA